One window of Fusobacterium sp. SYSU M8D902 genomic DNA carries:
- a CDS encoding methyltransferase domain-containing protein yields the protein MSVKYYNENSESFFYETLKADMTYMYQKFLENLTKKSGKILDLGCGSGRDSKYFKSLGFQVISIDASEELAKKASKYIEQNVIIGDMRDIEYEDEFIGVWACASILHLEIKDIEIVFRKIFKSLKKGGIFYASFKYGDENYIKNGRKFINFTEEKFFNLFPQYRENCIEIFKTSDVREGRESESWFNIILKK from the coding sequence ATGTCAGTAAAATATTATAATGAAAATAGTGAGAGCTTTTTTTATGAGACTTTAAAAGCAGACATGACCTATATGTATCAAAAGTTTTTAGAAAACTTGACTAAGAAGAGTGGAAAAATTTTAGATTTAGGTTGTGGAAGTGGTAGGGATTCTAAATATTTTAAAAGTTTAGGATTTCAAGTAATCTCTATAGATGCTTCAGAAGAGTTGGCAAAAAAAGCTAGTAAATATATTGAACAAAATGTAATTATTGGAGATATGAGGGATATTGAATATGAAGATGAATTTATAGGAGTGTGGGCTTGTGCATCTATTTTACATCTTGAAATAAAAGATATTGAAATAGTTTTTAGAAAAATATTTAAAAGCTTAAAAAAAGGTGGAATATTCTATGCTTCATTCAAATATGGAGATGAAAATTATATAAAAAATGGAAGAAAATTTATAAATTTTACTGAGGAAAAATTTTTTAATTTATTTCCACAGTATAGAGAAAACTGTATAGAAATTTTTAAAACTTCTGATGTAAGAGAAGGTAGAGAGAGTGAAAGTTGGTTTAATATTATATTGAAAAAATAG